Proteins encoded within one genomic window of Oncorhynchus nerka isolate Pitt River linkage group LG9b, Oner_Uvic_2.0, whole genome shotgun sequence:
- the LOC115114759 gene encoding zinc finger protein 236-like isoform X3 codes for MLSSVSLRAQIASIIEVLSKTAVSEISKVVDDGIVVLRVEMCRRENEINVLKNNVQQLDSELRRARGINARRLIHHGRSVAAENFRRGPGKSGTTCEGKTSLEKLQPEEDFNEKDEGVGPADEILVKTEPGGEGQQEEQTTGIKDKEASRSSVFFPGKPYLESDVREDMILQLRQQQRHRQSDALRRTSNGTVQSNPDPQCVLGSDPNYNTTRRAKNRIFCQVKKHFICTLCGKSFERYGHLERHLRIHTGEKPYSCDICGRCFNQKGSLKGHLKTHRVSIDGLANNEDKPLLDGRQSEEEQMNEKDEVFQTAPQLPMKSEPGEEKDAFQTLDHKAGEQTAGRAEEQLDDDLSTYERDGRPWMSSSHADNDMETSNSEYFISSGRVEASCSSASSPGKPYVDVSEDMILQLRQQHYGPSDTLLIASDGTVQPNSQVTDGASLNHPPIFSSFPERKVKTFQGVTKDKKCFICSFCGKVFERVGHLERHQRIHTGEKPYSCDICGRCFNQKSSLKGHLKTHRDDADMLTGQSLHDDKKPDFYPRPSENPEEPRDQPSPGEAQPSSGHSEEEGRGQGLVGEAEEEKQFESQILSQSGPQHQQSTERPDYQDDPEYVMDERESQLCRSFTERHSDMESGSLNPGCSSDATKQQNSHPVSPSVKYHHSPFDGLHHHHGFYTSASREVELQHLSFQDEKDKLDVIEQEQYAGVVLHARNREDGDGTVLPRFQDRVPPSALPVEEETAMRAYITEPNYSQEGILFALGIDSFDSTEGTSATTDDTRNRCFICSFCGKSFDRHSHFERHLHTHTGEKPYSCEICGKTFTQKSSLKAHQRLHTG; via the exons ATGTTGAGCAGTGTTTCTCTCCGGGCTCAGATCGCTTCCATCATAGAGGTACTTTCTAAAACTGCAGTTTCAGAAATTAGCAAAGTAGTCGACGATGGCATAGTTGTGTTACGTGTGGAAATGTGTCGACGGGAAAATGAAATCAACGTCCTGAAAAATAATGTACAACAACTTGACAGCGAGCTTCGAAGAGCTCGAGGGATTAATGCTCGAAGACTCATTCATCATGGTCGATCAGTTGCTGCTGAGAATTTTAGGAGAG GGCCTGGTAAAAGTGGTACCACTTGTGAGGGGAAGACCTCGCTTGAAAAACTGCAGCCTGAGGAAGATTTTAATGAAAAGGATGAAGGAGTTGGACCTGCAGATGAGATTCTGGTGAAGACTGAGCCAGGAGGAGAGGGTCAACAGGAAGAGCAGACTACAGGGATAAAAGACAAGGAAGCGTCACGCAGTAGTGTTTTCTTTCCAGGGAAACCATATTTAGAGTCAGACGTCAGAGAGGATATGATTTTACAGCTCAGACAGCAACAACGTCATCGGCAGTCAGACGCGCTCAGGAGAACAAGCAACGGCACAGTACAGTCAAACCCAGACCCTCAATGTGTATTGGGTTCTGACCCAAATTATAATACGACAAGGAGAGCGAAAAACCGAATATTTTGCCAGGTTAAGAAACACTTCATTTGCACactgtgtggaaagagttttgaaCGTTACGGCCATCTTGAAAGACATCTACGAATTCATACGGGTGAGAAACCGTATAGTTGTGACATATGTGGAAGGTGTTTCAATCAGAAGGGTAGCCTCAAAGGACATCTGAAGACTCACAGAG TATCGATTGACGGACTAGCTAACAACGAAGATAAGCCTCTCCTGGATGGACGTCAGTCTGAGGAAGAGCAGATGAACGAGAAGGACGAAGTGTTCCAAACTGCTCCTCAGTTGCCCATGAAGTCTGAGCCAGGGGAAGAGAAAGATGCATTCCAGACACTAGATCATAAAGCAGGAGAACAGACTGCAGGGAGAGCAGAAGAGCAACTGGATGATGACTTGTCAACGTACGAGAGAGACGGCCGGCCGTGGATGTCCAGTTCACATGCAGACAACGATATGGAGACGAGTAATTCAGAATATTTCATCAGTTCAG GAAGGGTGGAGGCGTCATGTAGCAGTGCTTCATCTCCAGGGAAACCATATGTAGATGTCAGCGAGGATATGATTTTACAGCTCAGACAGCAACATTATGGACCTTCAGACACACTCTTGATAGCAAGTGACGGTACAGTACAGCCAAACTCGCAGGTCACGGACGGGGCTTCTCTGAACCATCCTCCCATCTTCTCCAGTTTTCCGGAAAGGAAGGTGAAAACCTTCCAAGGAGTCACCAAGGACAAGAAGTGCTTCATCTGCTCATTCTGTGGGAAGGTTTTTGAGCGTGTTGGTCATCTGGAAAGGCACCAGCGAATTCATACGGGTGAGAAACCGTATAGTTGTGACATATGTGGAAGGTGTTTCAACCAGAAGAGTAGCCTCAAAGGACATCTGAAGACTCACAGAG ACGATGCTGACATGCTAACGGGACAATCTCTGCATGATGATAAGAAGCCTGACTTTTATCCTAGACCCTCGGAGAACCCAGAGGAACCGAGGGATCAGCCCTCACCTGGTGAAGCACAGCCTAGCTCCGGGCACAGTGAGGAGGAGGGCAGGGGGCAGGGGTTGGTGGGggaagcagaggaagagaagcAGTTTGAATCCCAGATACTCAGTCAGTCAGGACCTCAACACCAACAAAGCACAGAGCGACCAGATTACCAGGACGACCCAGAGTATGtcatggatgagagggagagtcagCTGTGTAGATCTTTCACAGAGAGGCACAGTGATATGGAGTCTGGATCACTAAATCCAGGTTGCTCCTCCGATGCGACAAAGCAGCAGAACTCCCATCCTGTTTCACCCAGTGTCAAATACCATCACAGTCCTTTTGATGGACTGCACCACCACCACGGGTTCTATACGTCAGCTTCTAGAGAGGTGGAACTTCAACACTTGTCTTTTCAGGATGAGAAAGACAAGTTGGATGTGATTGAGCAAGAGCAGTATGCAGGGGTGGTTCTACATGCAAGGAACAGGGAGGATGGTGATGGAACAGTACTACCTAGGTTTCAGGACCGGGTACCACCGTCAGCACTACCTGTAGAGGAGGAAACGGCAATGAGAGCGTACATCACAGAACCAAACTACAGTCAAGAGGGGATTTTATTTGCCCTTGGCATAGACAGTTTTGACAGTACAGAGGGAACCAGTGCCACTACAGACGACACAAGAAATAGATGTTTCATATGCTCCTTTTGTGGAAAGAGTTTTGATCGCCATAGTCATTTTGAAAGACACCTGCACACTCATACTGGTGAGAAGCCCTACAGCTGTGAGATATGTGGTAAGACTTTCACCCAGAAGAGCAGCCTGAAAGCTCATCAGAGACTTCATACAGGTTAA
- the LOC115114759 gene encoding zinc finger protein 236-like isoform X1, producing the protein MLSSVSLRAQIASIIEVLSKTAVSEISKVVDDGIVVLRVEMCRRENEINVLKNNVQQLDSELRRARGINARRLIHHGRSVAAENFRRGPGKSGTTCEGKTSLEKLQPEEDFNEKDEGVGPADEILVKTEPGGEGQQEEQTTGIKDKEASRSSVFFPGKPYLESDVREDMILQLRQQQRHRQSDALRRTSNGTVQSNPDPQCVLGSDPNYNTTRRAKNRIFCQVKKHFICTLCGKSFERYGHLERHLRIHTGEKPYSCDICGRCFNQKGSLKGHLKTHRVSIDGLANNEDKPLLDGRQSEEEQMNEKDEVFQTAPQLPMKSEPGEEKDAFQTLDHKAGEQTAGRAEEQLDDDLSTYERDGRPWMSSSHADNDMETSNSEYFISSGQNSQCLTDHSPVPPSSGQNSQCLTDHSPVLPVPGRVEASCSSASSPGKPYVDVSEDMILQLRQQHYGPSDTLLIASDGTVQPNSQVTDGASLNHPPIFSSFPERKVKTFQGVTKDKKCFICSFCGKVFERVGHLERHQRIHTGEKPYSCDICGRCFNQKSSLKGHLKTHRDDADMLTGQSLHDDKKPDFYPRPSENPEEPRDQPSPGEAQPSSGHSEEEGRGQGLVGEAEEEKQFESQILSQSGPQHQQSTERPDYQDDPEYVMDERESQLCRSFTERHSDMESGSLNPGCSSDATKQQNSHPVSPSVKYHHSPFDGLHHHHGFYTSASREVELQHLSFQDEKDKLDVIEQEQYAGVVLHARNREDGDGTVLPRFQDRVPPSALPVEEETAMRAYITEPNYSQEGILFALGIDSFDSTEGTSATTDDTRNRCFICSFCGKSFDRHSHFERHLHTHTGEKPYSCEICGKTFTQKSSLKAHQRLHTG; encoded by the exons ATGTTGAGCAGTGTTTCTCTCCGGGCTCAGATCGCTTCCATCATAGAGGTACTTTCTAAAACTGCAGTTTCAGAAATTAGCAAAGTAGTCGACGATGGCATAGTTGTGTTACGTGTGGAAATGTGTCGACGGGAAAATGAAATCAACGTCCTGAAAAATAATGTACAACAACTTGACAGCGAGCTTCGAAGAGCTCGAGGGATTAATGCTCGAAGACTCATTCATCATGGTCGATCAGTTGCTGCTGAGAATTTTAGGAGAG GGCCTGGTAAAAGTGGTACCACTTGTGAGGGGAAGACCTCGCTTGAAAAACTGCAGCCTGAGGAAGATTTTAATGAAAAGGATGAAGGAGTTGGACCTGCAGATGAGATTCTGGTGAAGACTGAGCCAGGAGGAGAGGGTCAACAGGAAGAGCAGACTACAGGGATAAAAGACAAGGAAGCGTCACGCAGTAGTGTTTTCTTTCCAGGGAAACCATATTTAGAGTCAGACGTCAGAGAGGATATGATTTTACAGCTCAGACAGCAACAACGTCATCGGCAGTCAGACGCGCTCAGGAGAACAAGCAACGGCACAGTACAGTCAAACCCAGACCCTCAATGTGTATTGGGTTCTGACCCAAATTATAATACGACAAGGAGAGCGAAAAACCGAATATTTTGCCAGGTTAAGAAACACTTCATTTGCACactgtgtggaaagagttttgaaCGTTACGGCCATCTTGAAAGACATCTACGAATTCATACGGGTGAGAAACCGTATAGTTGTGACATATGTGGAAGGTGTTTCAATCAGAAGGGTAGCCTCAAAGGACATCTGAAGACTCACAGAG TATCGATTGACGGACTAGCTAACAACGAAGATAAGCCTCTCCTGGATGGACGTCAGTCTGAGGAAGAGCAGATGAACGAGAAGGACGAAGTGTTCCAAACTGCTCCTCAGTTGCCCATGAAGTCTGAGCCAGGGGAAGAGAAAGATGCATTCCAGACACTAGATCATAAAGCAGGAGAACAGACTGCAGGGAGAGCAGAAGAGCAACTGGATGATGACTTGTCAACGTACGAGAGAGACGGCCGGCCGTGGATGTCCAGTTCACATGCAGACAACGATATGGAGACGAGTAATTCAGAATATTTCATCAGTTCAGGTCAGAACTCCCAGTGTCTCACTGATCACTCTCCTGTACCTCCCAGTTCAGGTCAGAACTCCCAGTGTCTCACTGATCactctcctgtacttcctgtcccAGGAAGGGTGGAGGCGTCATGTAGCAGTGCTTCATCTCCAGGGAAACCATATGTAGATGTCAGCGAGGATATGATTTTACAGCTCAGACAGCAACATTATGGACCTTCAGACACACTCTTGATAGCAAGTGACGGTACAGTACAGCCAAACTCGCAGGTCACGGACGGGGCTTCTCTGAACCATCCTCCCATCTTCTCCAGTTTTCCGGAAAGGAAGGTGAAAACCTTCCAAGGAGTCACCAAGGACAAGAAGTGCTTCATCTGCTCATTCTGTGGGAAGGTTTTTGAGCGTGTTGGTCATCTGGAAAGGCACCAGCGAATTCATACGGGTGAGAAACCGTATAGTTGTGACATATGTGGAAGGTGTTTCAACCAGAAGAGTAGCCTCAAAGGACATCTGAAGACTCACAGAG ACGATGCTGACATGCTAACGGGACAATCTCTGCATGATGATAAGAAGCCTGACTTTTATCCTAGACCCTCGGAGAACCCAGAGGAACCGAGGGATCAGCCCTCACCTGGTGAAGCACAGCCTAGCTCCGGGCACAGTGAGGAGGAGGGCAGGGGGCAGGGGTTGGTGGGggaagcagaggaagagaagcAGTTTGAATCCCAGATACTCAGTCAGTCAGGACCTCAACACCAACAAAGCACAGAGCGACCAGATTACCAGGACGACCCAGAGTATGtcatggatgagagggagagtcagCTGTGTAGATCTTTCACAGAGAGGCACAGTGATATGGAGTCTGGATCACTAAATCCAGGTTGCTCCTCCGATGCGACAAAGCAGCAGAACTCCCATCCTGTTTCACCCAGTGTCAAATACCATCACAGTCCTTTTGATGGACTGCACCACCACCACGGGTTCTATACGTCAGCTTCTAGAGAGGTGGAACTTCAACACTTGTCTTTTCAGGATGAGAAAGACAAGTTGGATGTGATTGAGCAAGAGCAGTATGCAGGGGTGGTTCTACATGCAAGGAACAGGGAGGATGGTGATGGAACAGTACTACCTAGGTTTCAGGACCGGGTACCACCGTCAGCACTACCTGTAGAGGAGGAAACGGCAATGAGAGCGTACATCACAGAACCAAACTACAGTCAAGAGGGGATTTTATTTGCCCTTGGCATAGACAGTTTTGACAGTACAGAGGGAACCAGTGCCACTACAGACGACACAAGAAATAGATGTTTCATATGCTCCTTTTGTGGAAAGAGTTTTGATCGCCATAGTCATTTTGAAAGACACCTGCACACTCATACTGGTGAGAAGCCCTACAGCTGTGAGATATGTGGTAAGACTTTCACCCAGAAGAGCAGCCTGAAAGCTCATCAGAGACTTCATACAGGTTAA
- the LOC115114759 gene encoding zinc finger protein 236-like isoform X2, whose product MLSSVSLRAQIASIIEVLSKTAVSEISKVVDDGIVVLRVEMCRRENEINVLKNNVQQLDSELRRARGINARRLIHHGRSVAAENFRRGPGKSGTTCEGKTSLEKLQPEEDFNEKDEGVGPADEILVKTEPGGEGQQEEQTTGIKDKEASRSSVFFPGKPYLESDVREDMILQLRQQQRHRQSDALRRTSNGTVQSNPDPQCVLGSDPNYNTTRRAKNRIFCQVKKHFICTLCGKSFERYGHLERHLRIHTGEKPYSCDICGRCFNQKGSLKGHLKTHRVSIDGLANNEDKPLLDGRQSEEEQMNEKDEVFQTAPQLPMKSEPGEEKDAFQTLDHKAGEQTAGRAEEQLDDDLSTYERDGRPWMSSSHADNDMETSNSEYFISSGQNSQCLTDHSPVPPSSGQNSQCLTDHSPVLPVPGRVEASCSSASSPGKPYVDVSEDMILQLRQQHYGPSDTLLIASDGTVQPNSQVTDGASLNHPPIFSSFPERKVKTFQGVTKDKKCFICSFCGKVFERVGHLERHQRIHTDDADMLTGQSLHDDKKPDFYPRPSENPEEPRDQPSPGEAQPSSGHSEEEGRGQGLVGEAEEEKQFESQILSQSGPQHQQSTERPDYQDDPEYVMDERESQLCRSFTERHSDMESGSLNPGCSSDATKQQNSHPVSPSVKYHHSPFDGLHHHHGFYTSASREVELQHLSFQDEKDKLDVIEQEQYAGVVLHARNREDGDGTVLPRFQDRVPPSALPVEEETAMRAYITEPNYSQEGILFALGIDSFDSTEGTSATTDDTRNRCFICSFCGKSFDRHSHFERHLHTHTGEKPYSCEICGKTFTQKSSLKAHQRLHTG is encoded by the exons ATGTTGAGCAGTGTTTCTCTCCGGGCTCAGATCGCTTCCATCATAGAGGTACTTTCTAAAACTGCAGTTTCAGAAATTAGCAAAGTAGTCGACGATGGCATAGTTGTGTTACGTGTGGAAATGTGTCGACGGGAAAATGAAATCAACGTCCTGAAAAATAATGTACAACAACTTGACAGCGAGCTTCGAAGAGCTCGAGGGATTAATGCTCGAAGACTCATTCATCATGGTCGATCAGTTGCTGCTGAGAATTTTAGGAGAG GGCCTGGTAAAAGTGGTACCACTTGTGAGGGGAAGACCTCGCTTGAAAAACTGCAGCCTGAGGAAGATTTTAATGAAAAGGATGAAGGAGTTGGACCTGCAGATGAGATTCTGGTGAAGACTGAGCCAGGAGGAGAGGGTCAACAGGAAGAGCAGACTACAGGGATAAAAGACAAGGAAGCGTCACGCAGTAGTGTTTTCTTTCCAGGGAAACCATATTTAGAGTCAGACGTCAGAGAGGATATGATTTTACAGCTCAGACAGCAACAACGTCATCGGCAGTCAGACGCGCTCAGGAGAACAAGCAACGGCACAGTACAGTCAAACCCAGACCCTCAATGTGTATTGGGTTCTGACCCAAATTATAATACGACAAGGAGAGCGAAAAACCGAATATTTTGCCAGGTTAAGAAACACTTCATTTGCACactgtgtggaaagagttttgaaCGTTACGGCCATCTTGAAAGACATCTACGAATTCATACGGGTGAGAAACCGTATAGTTGTGACATATGTGGAAGGTGTTTCAATCAGAAGGGTAGCCTCAAAGGACATCTGAAGACTCACAGAG TATCGATTGACGGACTAGCTAACAACGAAGATAAGCCTCTCCTGGATGGACGTCAGTCTGAGGAAGAGCAGATGAACGAGAAGGACGAAGTGTTCCAAACTGCTCCTCAGTTGCCCATGAAGTCTGAGCCAGGGGAAGAGAAAGATGCATTCCAGACACTAGATCATAAAGCAGGAGAACAGACTGCAGGGAGAGCAGAAGAGCAACTGGATGATGACTTGTCAACGTACGAGAGAGACGGCCGGCCGTGGATGTCCAGTTCACATGCAGACAACGATATGGAGACGAGTAATTCAGAATATTTCATCAGTTCAGGTCAGAACTCCCAGTGTCTCACTGATCACTCTCCTGTACCTCCCAGTTCAGGTCAGAACTCCCAGTGTCTCACTGATCactctcctgtacttcctgtcccAGGAAGGGTGGAGGCGTCATGTAGCAGTGCTTCATCTCCAGGGAAACCATATGTAGATGTCAGCGAGGATATGATTTTACAGCTCAGACAGCAACATTATGGACCTTCAGACACACTCTTGATAGCAAGTGACGGTACAGTACAGCCAAACTCGCAGGTCACGGACGGGGCTTCTCTGAACCATCCTCCCATCTTCTCCAGTTTTCCGGAAAGGAAGGTGAAAACCTTCCAAGGAGTCACCAAGGACAAGAAGTGCTTCATCTGCTCATTCTGTGGGAAGGTTTTTGAGCGTGTTGGTCATCTGGAAAGGCACCAGCGAATTCATACGG ACGATGCTGACATGCTAACGGGACAATCTCTGCATGATGATAAGAAGCCTGACTTTTATCCTAGACCCTCGGAGAACCCAGAGGAACCGAGGGATCAGCCCTCACCTGGTGAAGCACAGCCTAGCTCCGGGCACAGTGAGGAGGAGGGCAGGGGGCAGGGGTTGGTGGGggaagcagaggaagagaagcAGTTTGAATCCCAGATACTCAGTCAGTCAGGACCTCAACACCAACAAAGCACAGAGCGACCAGATTACCAGGACGACCCAGAGTATGtcatggatgagagggagagtcagCTGTGTAGATCTTTCACAGAGAGGCACAGTGATATGGAGTCTGGATCACTAAATCCAGGTTGCTCCTCCGATGCGACAAAGCAGCAGAACTCCCATCCTGTTTCACCCAGTGTCAAATACCATCACAGTCCTTTTGATGGACTGCACCACCACCACGGGTTCTATACGTCAGCTTCTAGAGAGGTGGAACTTCAACACTTGTCTTTTCAGGATGAGAAAGACAAGTTGGATGTGATTGAGCAAGAGCAGTATGCAGGGGTGGTTCTACATGCAAGGAACAGGGAGGATGGTGATGGAACAGTACTACCTAGGTTTCAGGACCGGGTACCACCGTCAGCACTACCTGTAGAGGAGGAAACGGCAATGAGAGCGTACATCACAGAACCAAACTACAGTCAAGAGGGGATTTTATTTGCCCTTGGCATAGACAGTTTTGACAGTACAGAGGGAACCAGTGCCACTACAGACGACACAAGAAATAGATGTTTCATATGCTCCTTTTGTGGAAAGAGTTTTGATCGCCATAGTCATTTTGAAAGACACCTGCACACTCATACTGGTGAGAAGCCCTACAGCTGTGAGATATGTGGTAAGACTTTCACCCAGAAGAGCAGCCTGAAAGCTCATCAGAGACTTCATACAGGTTAA